The genomic region GGCCGTTCTTGAGCTTCAGGTTGGAACCATAGACCGATGCCACCGATGGACCGATCGACGCGACGGGAATGCCCATCGTGATTTCCATCAGATATTTGAAGAATGTTGCCGCGTGGTCGGACGAACCGCGTGCGGCGGTGGTGATGACGGCAGGTTCGCTCTTCTGGAAGATGCGCGCGATTTCCGCGAACGTGCCTGCCTCCTTCTCAAGCAGACCGGCGACGACGGCTGGCGACTGTTCGGTTTCCTGCAGCATCAGGGAGGAAGGGCTGTTCATGGTCATTCTCCAATTTTCAGTTCCGCGACGAAGTCATAGGCATCGGCGCGATAATGCGAACGGGTATATTCGACGATCCGGTCGTCTTCGAGATGCGAGACTCGCTCGATAAGAAGTGCGGGCGCGCCCCGATGCACGCCAAGCAGGCGGGCTATGCCGGGATCGAGCGTGACCGCCGTCAGGCGTTGCAAGGCGCGTACCGGCTTGTGGCCGCGCCGCGCCAGAGCGCCGTAGAGCGAGGTTTCATCGACGCGATCCTGATCCAGAAAATGGCGTGGAACCACCGCGCGCTCAAAAGCCATCGGCACTCCATCGGCGAGACGCAGGCGGTCAAGCCGCACCACGGTCGTATCGACACCGACCCCCAGCCGGAAAGCTTCGTCCGGCGATGGCCTGTCGACCTTGTTGGTGACGACGCGCGCGCCCGGCTCCTTGCCGCGCGACAGCATGTCCTCGGAAAACGAAGTCAGGCGCCACAGATGCTGGCTGATACGTGCCGGGCGCTCCGCGACGAAGGTGCCGCTGCCGCGCCGCGCTTCCACCAC from Brucella intermedia LMG 3301 harbors:
- a CDS encoding GntR family transcriptional regulator gives rise to the protein MNRTTLITAIEERGLHDPQLTGPLYRNLARILGELIEEGELAPAVGLPPERDLAEQLGVGRITVRNAYKELLTQGVVEARRGSGTFVAERPARISQHLWRLTSFSEDMLSRGKEPGARVVTNKVDRPSPDEAFRLGVGVDTTVVRLDRLRLADGVPMAFERAVVPRHFLDQDRVDETSLYGALARRGHKPVRALQRLTAVTLDPGIARLLGVHRGAPALLIERVSHLEDDRIVEYTRSHYRADAYDFVAELKIGE